In Streptomyces sp. HUAS ZL42, the DNA window CGACATCCAGGGCCGCGGCACCCTCGAAACGGCGCCCGCGCTAGGCCCCGCCGCCACCCTCGCCCTCGACTGGGAGACCTACGTCCGCCTGGCCTGCGGCCGCGTGACCCCGGACGCGGTGACGGACCGGGTGAAGACGGAGGGAGACCCGGAACTGACGGCGGCGATCCTGAGGAACTTCACGGTGACGCAGTAGTCCGGTGGCTTGCGCAGCCTGCGGTCAGCGCCATGGCGGCACCCCGCCGGCGCCGGGCTGCGCGACCCACCCCACACAGACCCCGGCACGGGGCACCGTCACGCAGGAACGTGCACCGTCTCCACCCGGCTGGCGACCAGCCGCTCCCGCTCCCGCCGGGCCGCCCGCCTCCGCAACCGCAGAATCTGACTCACGCCGAGCGCCTGCAGCACGAACACCACGGAGAACGCGACGGTGTAGTCGTCCCCGGTCACATCCAGCAGCACCCCGACCGCGAACAACGTCGTCATGGAGGCGACGAAGCCACCCATGTTGGTGATGCCGGAGGCGGTCCCCTGCCGCTCCGCGGGATTGGCCGGCCGGGCGAAGTCGAACCCGATCATCGAGGCCGGCCCGCACGCCCCCAGCACCGCGCACAGCACCACAAGGAGCCACATCGGCGCCCGGTCGGCGGGGTAGAACAGGGTGACGGCCCATACCGAGGCCGTCGCCCCCACCGTCCCCAGCGCGAGCGGCAGCCGCGCCCCGTGGTGCCGGGCGACGATCTGGCCGTACACCAGCCCGATCACCATGTTGGCCAGCACGACGAGGGTCAGCAGTTCCCCGGCCGTGGCCCGCGACAGCCCCTGGGCCTCCACCAGGAACGGCAGCCCCCACAGCAGCAGGAAGACCATCGCCGGGAACTGGGTCGTGAAGTGGACCCACAGCCCGAGCCGCGTCCCCGGCTCCCGCCAGGACGCGGCGATCTGCCGGCGCACGTACGCCGCGCCCCGGTGCGGGAAGGGCTCGGGCTCGTGCCCCTCGGGGTGGTCCTTCAGGAACAACAGCAGCAGCACCAGCACCACCACACCCGCCAGCGCGCTGCCCGCGAACGCCGCCGTCCATCCGACGCCGTGCAGCAGCCGGGCCAGTACGAGCGTGGAGACCAGGTTGCCCGCCATCCCGGCCAGCCCCGCGAGCTGCGCGACCAGGGGCCCGCGCCGGGCCGGGAACCAGCGCGTGCCCAGCCGCAGCACGCTGATGAAGGTCATCGCGTCACCGCATCCGAGCAGCGCGCGCGAGGCGAGCGCCATGCCGTACGTGGGTGAGAGGGCGAAGCCGAGCTGGCCCGCCGTGAACAGGACGACCCCGATGCCCAGCACCTTCTTCGTGCCGAGCCGGTCGACGAGCAGGCCGACGGGGATCTGCATGCCCGCGTACACGAGCAGCTGCAGGATCGAGAACGTCGCCAGGGCGGAGGCGTTCACATGGAAACGGTCCGCCGCGTCGAGACCGGCCACCCCGAGGGACGTACGGAAGATGACGGCGACGAAGTAGACCGAGACGCCGACGCCCCAGACGGCGACGGCGCGCCCGCCGCCCGGAGGGTCTCCCGGCAGCGCGGCCGAGGAGGAGCTCATCGGACCTCACCCCGCGCCAGGTGCGAGAACCAGCTGATGTGCCGGTGCACCACTCCGACGGCCGCCTCCGCGTCGCCGGAGCGCAGCGCTTCGAGGATCTCCTCGTGCTCGACGAGGCCCTTGGCGATCCGGTCGGGGTGGGAGTGCAGGACGGCGACTCCCATGCGCAGCTGGCGGTCGCGGAGTTGGTCGTACAGCCGCGAAAGGATCTCGTTGCCGCCGCTGCGGACGATCTCCGCGTGGAAGCAGCGGTCGGTGACGGCGGCCGCGGCCAGGTCACCGGCGGCGGCCTGTTCCTTCTGCCGCTCGAGCAGTTCCTCGAGCCGTTCGATGAGCCCGCGGGGCGCGGGTACGGCCTTGCGGGCGGCGTGCTCCTCGACCAGCAGCCGGGTCTCCACCACGTCCGCGATCTCCTGCGCGGAGACGGGCAGGACCAGCGCGCCCTTCTTCGGGTAGAGCTTGATCAGCCCCTCCACCTCGAGCCGCAGCAGCGCCTCGCGCACGGGGGTGCGTGACACCCCGACCGCCTCGGCGAGCTCTCCTTCGGTGAGCAGCGTTCCGCCCTCGTAACGGCGGTCCAGGACGCCCTGCTTGACGTGGGTGTAGACGCGGTCGGCGGCGGGGGGTTGCTTGGTGGTCGGCTTCACGGGCGCGGGTGGGGCGGACGGCATGCGAACAGGATAGATACAACACGCACTTATGAGGCGTCACCATCCACCATGCGGACCGGTGACGGACGCCACACGCGGAACTCCGAATTTGCGTACGACTGTCGCACAACCTCTCGTGCTACTTACGTGTCACACACGTGCGGCCCCACCTTCTTCTCTCCAACTCGGCCGCATTTCCGGGGCATTCGACGTATTCGGGGTATTTGAGTTGATAACCGCCACCAAGGGTTTCCGTGTCCGCAGGGCCGCCGCCGTCGCCGTGACGACCGCCGCA includes these proteins:
- a CDS encoding nitrate/nitrite transporter; amino-acid sequence: MSSSSAALPGDPPGGGRAVAVWGVGVSVYFVAVIFRTSLGVAGLDAADRFHVNASALATFSILQLLVYAGMQIPVGLLVDRLGTKKVLGIGVVLFTAGQLGFALSPTYGMALASRALLGCGDAMTFISVLRLGTRWFPARRGPLVAQLAGLAGMAGNLVSTLVLARLLHGVGWTAAFAGSALAGVVVLVLLLLFLKDHPEGHEPEPFPHRGAAYVRRQIAASWREPGTRLGLWVHFTTQFPAMVFLLLWGLPFLVEAQGLSRATAGELLTLVVLANMVIGLVYGQIVARHHGARLPLALGTVGATASVWAVTLFYPADRAPMWLLVVLCAVLGACGPASMIGFDFARPANPAERQGTASGITNMGGFVASMTTLFAVGVLLDVTGDDYTVAFSVVFVLQALGVSQILRLRRRAARRERERLVASRVETVHVPA
- a CDS encoding GntR family transcriptional regulator — translated: MPSAPPAPVKPTTKQPPAADRVYTHVKQGVLDRRYEGGTLLTEGELAEAVGVSRTPVREALLRLEVEGLIKLYPKKGALVLPVSAQEIADVVETRLLVEEHAARKAVPAPRGLIERLEELLERQKEQAAAGDLAAAAVTDRCFHAEIVRSGGNEILSRLYDQLRDRQLRMGVAVLHSHPDRIAKGLVEHEEILEALRSGDAEAAVGVVHRHISWFSHLARGEVR